In Grus americana isolate bGruAme1 chromosome 4, bGruAme1.mat, whole genome shotgun sequence, one genomic interval encodes:
- the ATOH1 gene encoding transcription factor ATOH1: MSLPRAAWAEGARELGAPEPPLGPETGGCGFAPGWLGVCCAARLPAASPRYLLPGEEEEAAEGSAARGGGSSPGGARGTATGGGRPRGGGGPGLRAQVSGVQKQRRLAANARERRRMHGLNHAFDQLRNVIPSFNNDKKLSKYETLQMAQIYISALAELLHSPAAPPDAPGKAEHRGGPFEPPCAAGAGPPPGPPAPQPGPPRASPPGHGRTRFAPPPAAGGYSVQLDPLHFPSFAEGALMGQSAPSPALLMPQPGQPPQERSKTSPRSHRSDGEFSPRSHYSDSDEAS, translated from the coding sequence ATGAGCCTGCCGCGCGCCGCCTGGGCCGAGGGCGCCCGGGAGCTGGGGGCGCCGGAGCCGCCGCTGGGGCCGGAGACGGGCGGCTGCGGCTTCGCCCCGGGCTGGCTGGGCGTGTGCTGCGCCGCACGCCTGCCCGCCGCCTCGCCCCGCTACCTGCTgcccggggaggaggaggaggcggcggaggggagcgcggcgcggggcggcgggagcagccccggcggggcgcggggcacGGCGacgggcggcgggcggccgcggggcggcggcgggcccggccTGCGGGCGCAGGTGAGCGGCGTGCAGAAGCAGCGGCGGCTGGCGGCCAACGCGCGGGAGCGGCGGCGGATGCACGGGCTGAACCACGCCTTCGACCAGCTGCGCAATGTCATCCCCTCCTTCAACAACGACAAGAAGCTCTCCAAGTACGAGACGTTGCAGATGGCGCAGATCTACATCAGCGCCCTGGCCGAGCTGCTGcacagccccgccgccccccccgaCGCCCCCGGAAAGGCCGAGCACCGCGGGGGTCCCTTCGAGCCACCCTgcgccgccggggccgggccgccgccggggccgccggcGCCGCAGCCGGGGCCGCCGAGAGCCTCCCCCCCCGGGCACGGCAGGACTCGCttcgccccgccgccggccgcggggGGTTACTCGGTGCAGCTCGACCCGCTGCACTTCCCCTCCTTTGCGGAGGGCGCCCTGATGGGACAGAGCGCCCCTTCCCCCGCCCTCCTCATGCCGCAGCCCGGGCAGCCGCCGCAGGAGAGGAGCAAAACGTCGCCCCGGTCCCACAGGAGCGACGGGGAGTTCTCGCCCCGCTCCCACTACAGCGACTCGGACGAGGCCAGCTAG